One part of the Bacillus sp. FJAT-45350 genome encodes these proteins:
- a CDS encoding DUF6385 domain-containing protein — protein sequence MPNFSTFNLDADQLRSSIFGTDATGDVLAVRTDDQGRLDIVGDITVQTIEAIMGATVTTIEGGTLNKVETIDAVMGATITAGTLNKVETIDAVMGATITAGTLNKVETIDAVMGATITAGILNTVETVNEVTTVVAISQQNFVEDDLQNQTLPAAQTDTEVPEDQLRRDTQFFKVYTYFITNHATTDTLDVKIQVSPDNNFWFDDIAATGIVDETVALVPKRFGKYTRLVYSTVGEVATVDFWFNAQG from the coding sequence ATGCCAAACTTTTCAACGTTTAATTTAGATGCTGATCAGTTACGTTCGTCTATTTTTGGTACGGATGCTACTGGTGATGTATTAGCGGTACGTACAGATGACCAGGGTCGTTTGGATATCGTTGGTGATATTACTGTTCAGACAATTGAAGCAATTATGGGAGCAACGGTTACAACAATTGAAGGCGGAACGCTGAACAAAGTTGAAACAATCGATGCAGTGATGGGAGCGACAATAACAGCAGGAACGCTGAACAAAGTCGAAACAATCGATGCAGTGATGGGAGCGACAATAACAGCAGGAACACTGAACAAAGTCGAAACAATCGATGCAGTGATGGGAGCAACAATAACAGCAGGAATACTGAACACAGTTGAAACAGTAAACGAAGTAACGACTGTTGTTGCAATTTCTCAGCAAAATTTTGTAGAAGATGATTTACAAAACCAAACGCTTCCTGCTGCTCAGACTGACACAGAAGTCCCTGAAGATCAATTAAGGCGGGATACACAATTCTTTAAAGTTTATACGTATTTTATTACAAACCATGCTACAACAGATACACTTGATGTTAAGATTCAAGTAAGTCCCGATAACAATTTCTGGTTTGATGATATTGCGGCAACTGGAATTGTGGATGAGACAGTGGCACTTGTGCCCAAACGATTCGGTAAGTATACAAGACTTGTTTATAGTACAGTGGGAGAGGTAGCAACCGTTGATTTTTGGTTTAACGCACAGGGCTAA
- a CDS encoding glycosyltransferase, producing the protein MKPLISFCMICKNEEKMIARCLNSIKHVVDEMIVVDTGSTDKTIQIATSLGAKVYQHEWVHDFAVARNSGLERATGDWILFLDADEELHPEDGKKLRKFAKYSRAPGCYLKLINFVGKSDNFKSSTKDTVPVLRFFRNHHDIRFVGRVHEQIGGSIRARYETKYIPYENIRIFHYGYLEDIVKEQDKIKRNFKLIKKQVEEEPKNPFHHYNIAGEYIRVNQFQFALEHLRKAKSLCEINRVGFGHLIVKKEITCLDFLGRHEEALEVCRNEIKRFQDYPDLLYILGRCAIVCQKNEEAKEAFRKVMTMTTPPSHYVIDVTIPKIKAPFYLAKLFEEVGEVGKALNFYEGILMNNGLAYYPAFERFLDLMVSQEGEKVLLRQLRKLSFSKIEKELIVQHLYEANFYELALQLVKEGWNDNGQIKNMLLFLTNHESEVSGETNLKLIVQWIKEQTLHNPTRIENSTFIHFLHNGEWPDDVYPTKLDWELLEFAYKLSRVHEKRKNATQLMKLWKYFIFLKGNTSEVSRGGLSLALNLVFQARSLLNEQKSPVSHLWEDVSHHIPYPLIEQGGRIDV; encoded by the coding sequence ATGAAGCCGCTAATATCTTTTTGTATGATTTGTAAAAATGAAGAAAAAATGATTGCACGTTGCTTAAATAGTATTAAACATGTTGTAGATGAAATGATTGTCGTTGATACTGGTTCGACGGATAAAACAATTCAAATTGCCACATCTTTAGGTGCAAAAGTGTATCAACATGAGTGGGTTCATGATTTTGCTGTGGCACGAAATTCTGGACTAGAGAGGGCAACAGGAGATTGGATTTTATTCTTAGATGCAGATGAGGAGCTTCATCCTGAAGATGGAAAAAAGCTCAGGAAGTTCGCGAAATATTCACGTGCCCCTGGCTGCTATCTGAAACTTATCAACTTTGTAGGGAAATCAGATAATTTTAAAAGTTCAACAAAGGATACAGTGCCCGTACTTCGTTTTTTTCGCAATCATCACGACATCCGATTTGTAGGGCGAGTCCACGAACAGATTGGTGGTAGTATACGAGCAAGGTATGAGACAAAGTATATTCCTTACGAGAATATTAGAATTTTCCATTATGGGTATCTTGAGGATATTGTAAAAGAACAGGATAAAATAAAAAGAAATTTCAAACTGATTAAAAAGCAAGTAGAAGAAGAACCTAAAAATCCGTTTCATCATTACAATATCGCGGGGGAGTATATTCGAGTAAATCAATTTCAATTTGCGTTAGAACACCTTAGGAAGGCGAAGTCATTATGCGAGATAAACAGAGTAGGATTTGGCCACTTAATAGTGAAAAAAGAGATTACTTGCCTAGATTTTCTTGGTCGACATGAGGAAGCTCTTGAAGTATGTCGTAATGAAATAAAGAGATTTCAAGACTATCCTGATTTATTGTACATTTTGGGTCGTTGTGCGATCGTTTGTCAAAAGAATGAAGAGGCAAAAGAGGCCTTTAGAAAGGTAATGACGATGACAACACCTCCTTCTCATTACGTAATTGATGTAACCATTCCAAAGATAAAAGCTCCGTTTTATTTAGCTAAATTGTTTGAAGAAGTAGGAGAGGTCGGGAAGGCTCTTAATTTTTACGAGGGTATTCTAATGAATAACGGTTTAGCTTATTATCCAGCATTTGAACGATTTTTAGATTTAATGGTAAGCCAAGAAGGAGAGAAGGTTCTATTACGACAACTAAGAAAACTTTCCTTTTCCAAAATAGAAAAGGAATTAATAGTTCAACATCTTTATGAAGCCAATTTCTATGAACTAGCTTTACAGTTAGTTAAAGAAGGTTGGAACGATAACGGACAGATAAAGAATATGCTACTTTTTTTAACGAACCATGAGAGTGAAGTATCGGGGGAAACTAATTTAAAGCTAATTGTACAATGGATAAAGGAGCAAACTTTGCATAACCCGACTAGAATAGAAAATAGTACATTTATACACTTTTTACACAATGGCGAATGGCCTGATGATGTTTACCCTACGAAGTTAGATTGGGAACTCCTTGAGTTTGCCTATAAATTATCTCGGGTTCATGAAAAGAGAAAGAATGCGACACAATTGATGAAGTTATGGAAATACTTTATATTTCTTAAAGGTAATACGAGTGAGGTAAGTAGAGGAGGATTGTCTCTTGCTTTAAATCTTGTTTTTCAGGCAAGGTCATTGTTAAATGAGCAAAAATCTCCTGTTTCTCACTTATGGGAAGACGTTTCTCATCATATTCCTTATCCTCTGATAGAGCAGGGGGGCCGAATAGATGTTTAA
- a CDS encoding glycosyltransferase → MGDYRLSANIIVRNAEETIDACLQSIQDIVDEIVVIDTGSTDDTLEKLKKYSVDLYTCEWKDDFSEARNKALEFSTGDWVFIIDADETLQAQRRTLEEMMSDSKVEAYWVTVENFLSTNHSHSNSQQNIRMFRNNKEYRYEGRIHEQIASSILRIHPRNTLQESNLTIKHYGDLPYYVEKYNKNERNRFIIELALEEEPNHPFYLYNLAVEYMKIKEYEKVVNNLTICIKKENKKATYLPHAYLLLATAKLKTRDFNEVLDFIELAIKRYPDYTDLYYLKAQILADGYRYEQALVALYKTIELGGAPKKYISTKGVGTFLSHYEVGKIYKKKGFTKEAMQRFILCVQINPKVEKAYELIAECLIELNATPHEVLEQFNKISTLAGICFFLIAKALCRIGKYEEAIPLLRKIKEEDLAVMSLQNECLMQTGQCMEALQIQRKALKRIEKEHFDSEEWLIKHLCCFWSEDLPVPYTVSKHVEFNPHSNWLILIISLLEEEDTDKQYPIPEEKVAYLFEWLLHYGFTDVGERIMKRLKSINFLSVFTKTLYRKGYVMKAAERFIQLLELGQLDDEGTFYLAEIMYDRSQYEYAIALFEEALEKNPDNWRARQGAALSYLAEGLKWAVESRAHYPYSEWLGVQIQEIKVSIQLLNEVDWHTKWTYRQRRNAKS, encoded by the coding sequence ATGGGAGATTACAGATTATCTGCTAATATAATCGTGAGAAATGCCGAGGAAACCATTGATGCATGTTTGCAAAGCATTCAAGACATTGTTGATGAAATTGTAGTCATTGATACTGGTTCAACGGATGATACTCTAGAAAAATTGAAGAAGTATAGTGTGGATCTCTATACATGTGAATGGAAAGATGATTTTAGTGAAGCCAGAAATAAAGCATTGGAATTTTCTACAGGAGATTGGGTATTTATTATTGATGCTGATGAAACATTGCAGGCTCAACGTCGCACGCTTGAGGAAATGATGAGCGATTCGAAAGTGGAAGCGTATTGGGTAACTGTTGAGAATTTTCTTTCAACCAACCACTCTCATTCGAATTCTCAACAAAATATTCGAATGTTTCGTAACAATAAGGAGTACAGGTATGAAGGAAGAATTCATGAACAAATTGCTTCTTCTATTTTACGTATACATCCAAGAAATACACTACAAGAAAGTAATTTAACCATTAAGCATTATGGTGACCTCCCCTATTATGTGGAAAAATATAATAAGAATGAAAGAAACCGTTTTATAATCGAATTAGCGTTGGAAGAAGAACCAAATCATCCCTTTTATTTATATAATTTAGCAGTTGAATATATGAAAATTAAAGAATATGAGAAGGTTGTTAATAATCTAACCATCTGTATAAAAAAAGAAAATAAGAAAGCAACTTATTTGCCACATGCTTATTTGTTGTTAGCAACAGCAAAATTAAAAACGAGAGATTTTAATGAAGTATTAGATTTTATAGAACTTGCAATAAAACGATACCCAGATTATACCGACTTATACTATCTAAAAGCGCAAATATTAGCAGATGGCTATCGCTACGAACAAGCACTGGTAGCATTATATAAAACTATTGAATTAGGAGGAGCCCCAAAGAAATACATTTCGACAAAAGGGGTCGGCACTTTTCTTAGTCACTATGAAGTAGGGAAGATCTACAAAAAAAAAGGGTTTACAAAAGAAGCGATGCAACGTTTTATACTTTGTGTTCAAATAAACCCAAAGGTTGAAAAAGCGTATGAACTTATTGCGGAATGCTTAATAGAATTGAACGCAACCCCTCATGAAGTTCTGGAACAGTTTAATAAAATAAGTACTCTAGCTGGTATTTGTTTTTTTTTAATTGCAAAAGCATTATGTCGAATCGGTAAATATGAAGAGGCAATCCCATTACTTCGGAAGATAAAAGAGGAAGACTTAGCTGTTATGTCTTTACAAAATGAATGTCTGATGCAAACTGGCCAATGTATGGAGGCTCTTCAAATTCAAAGAAAGGCATTAAAGAGAATTGAGAAAGAACATTTTGATTCTGAAGAATGGCTAATTAAACATTTATGTTGTTTTTGGTCCGAAGACTTACCAGTTCCTTATACAGTTAGTAAGCATGTTGAATTTAATCCACACAGTAATTGGCTTATTTTGATAATTTCTTTATTAGAGGAAGAAGACACAGATAAGCAATACCCCATTCCAGAAGAAAAAGTAGCATATCTATTCGAATGGCTTTTACATTATGGATTTACAGATGTTGGAGAACGTATCATGAAAAGATTGAAGAGTATTAATTTTTTGTCAGTTTTTACGAAAACCCTTTACAGGAAAGGGTATGTAATGAAGGCAGCAGAAAGATTCATACAGCTATTGGAATTGGGGCAGTTAGATGATGAAGGAACATTTTATTTAGCGGAAATTATGTACGATAGGAGTCAATACGAATATGCAATCGCTTTGTTTGAAGAGGCACTAGAAAAGAATCCGGACAATTGGAGAGCGAGACAAGGAGCAGCATTAAGTTATTTAGCAGAAGGATTGAAATGGGCGGTAGAAAGCAGAGCCCATTATCCATATTCAGAATGGCTGGGTGTTCAAATTCAAGAGATAAAAGTGAGCATTCAACTGTTAAATGAAGTCGATTGGCATACCAAGTGGACGTATCGTCAAAGGAGGAACGCAAAATCATGA
- a CDS encoding glycosyltransferase: MKKPTILSVITLGEYNEKLEYSLNILSSFSMQILIVAKEISNNVIEQCKGYPKVKLIEKTLKEQQQFKNQLLQSALKYHPDWILILQGNEVLEESAKVRILTEISRIDPTSPQYTYFRLHTLYFPVEHSFIADKQIYNEGWKNCLFTTWGQNIQSLRFFSQEQSAYIPTNLYGEGKAIDVKIKHYGESKQVISEHQGLNDDQKKSQEYLLMPWKERSFERTSPYKRTIKQVTPRQDFLTTIPEHTETILHIGCGYGELGRKLKEVDRDVEVYGIEHDPVAVAIANQYLDEVIQSNVEHILELPFEAYSFDVIICNHLEFLHEPTSTLSFLSRYLKNNGTLITCTPNTRYLGEFESFLNEKSISNFSEKRQFFSINKLKKVLYDSGFIPKTIGFAKDPNFFIQIPEGKEMFNYDSTGYTLKSLTKYDLEELQTAEFIVSSSKQKVKSYPDKLTSIIILTLNQLEMTKQCLKSIFENTSENYEIIVVDNGSTDGTVEYLRTIPVLNLIENVENRGFAGGCNQGINVAKGDYLVFLNNDTLVTKGWLSSFISHTDKNADIIGPVSNYVGSNQLIPNLTFDSYEEIKEYAKERMLHYWRQGTKTTFLSGFCLFITHKVINDIGGFDEQFPLGNYEDDDFCLRASLSGFELWIASDVYIHHFGSSTFRGENIDFQNRMQENWNIFKRKWELPGSLQSPAEFRQNIPQFIKKTYSTKDLFISSNKEQPQILVTIICILENGGKLKRTFDSLQKQKYKNIELIILDPYSICENKIYNNDEWPFLTTHICMSRVNSKQQLLLHGLKIASGEFIAYIQEGDIFYPNHIDELVRHQKNNEIIYSEVYTPEEEPTVPPLLCFMHPRSTIEDYNLSKDIPSNNTQMFYLPLLRFLAEHYHFTKVDKITGESK, encoded by the coding sequence ATGAAAAAACCAACCATTCTTTCAGTCATAACACTTGGAGAATACAATGAGAAACTCGAATATTCATTAAACATACTTTCCTCATTTTCAATGCAAATTTTAATAGTCGCTAAAGAAATATCAAATAACGTTATCGAACAATGTAAAGGGTATCCAAAGGTTAAATTAATTGAAAAAACACTGAAAGAACAGCAGCAATTTAAGAACCAACTTTTACAAAGCGCGCTAAAATATCACCCTGATTGGATTCTCATTTTACAAGGAAATGAAGTGTTAGAAGAATCCGCCAAAGTGCGAATATTGACCGAGATTTCTAGAATTGATCCAACTAGCCCTCAGTATACCTATTTCAGGCTGCACACACTTTATTTTCCTGTAGAACATTCATTTATCGCTGATAAGCAAATTTATAACGAGGGATGGAAGAATTGTCTATTTACCACGTGGGGGCAAAATATACAATCTCTGCGATTCTTCTCACAAGAACAATCTGCTTATATCCCTACAAATCTTTATGGTGAGGGTAAAGCAATCGATGTAAAAATAAAACACTACGGAGAATCAAAACAAGTAATATCAGAACACCAAGGCTTAAACGATGACCAGAAAAAGAGTCAAGAATACCTACTCATGCCGTGGAAAGAACGTTCGTTTGAGAGGACTTCACCATATAAACGAACCATCAAACAAGTAACTCCGAGGCAGGATTTTCTCACAACTATCCCCGAGCATACGGAGACAATTCTTCATATAGGATGCGGATATGGAGAGTTAGGAAGAAAGTTAAAAGAAGTGGATAGAGATGTTGAAGTATACGGCATAGAGCATGATCCAGTTGCAGTAGCTATTGCGAATCAGTATTTAGATGAAGTGATACAATCAAATGTTGAACATATATTGGAGTTACCTTTCGAAGCATATTCATTTGATGTGATTATTTGTAACCATCTTGAATTTCTTCATGAACCTACGAGTACACTAAGTTTCCTCTCTCGTTATCTAAAAAATAACGGTACACTTATCACTTGTACTCCTAATACGCGTTATCTTGGAGAGTTCGAATCGTTTCTTAATGAGAAATCAATTTCGAATTTTAGTGAAAAAAGGCAATTTTTCTCTATAAATAAGTTGAAGAAAGTTTTATATGATAGTGGCTTTATCCCAAAAACGATTGGATTTGCAAAAGACCCTAATTTCTTTATTCAAATTCCAGAGGGAAAAGAAATGTTTAACTATGATAGTACGGGGTACACATTAAAAAGTCTTACAAAATATGATTTAGAAGAATTACAAACAGCCGAATTTATTGTAAGTAGCTCTAAACAAAAAGTGAAGTCCTATCCTGACAAACTAACATCGATTATCATATTAACGTTAAACCAATTAGAAATGACAAAACAATGTTTAAAGAGTATTTTTGAGAACACTTCAGAAAACTATGAAATTATTGTCGTCGATAATGGTTCTACAGACGGAACAGTTGAATATCTGCGGACAATACCCGTCCTTAATTTAATTGAAAACGTTGAAAATAGAGGATTTGCTGGGGGATGTAATCAAGGAATAAACGTAGCAAAAGGCGATTATCTTGTCTTTTTAAATAATGATACCTTAGTAACTAAGGGATGGCTTAGTAGCTTTATTTCTCATACTGACAAGAATGCTGATATAATTGGGCCTGTTTCCAATTATGTCGGCTCAAATCAACTTATTCCTAATCTAACATTCGATTCATACGAAGAGATAAAAGAATATGCTAAAGAAAGAATGCTCCACTACTGGAGGCAAGGCACTAAAACAACTTTTCTTTCGGGATTTTGTCTTTTTATTACTCATAAAGTAATTAATGATATCGGTGGTTTTGATGAACAATTCCCACTAGGTAATTATGAGGATGATGATTTTTGTTTACGCGCTTCGCTAAGCGGTTTTGAACTATGGATAGCCTCCGATGTATATATTCATCACTTTGGAAGTTCAACGTTTAGAGGTGAAAATATTGATTTTCAAAATCGTATGCAAGAAAACTGGAATATCTTTAAAAGGAAATGGGAATTACCAGGTTCTTTACAATCACCCGCTGAATTCCGACAAAACATTCCACAATTTATAAAAAAAACATATTCAACTAAAGACTTATTTATTAGTTCTAACAAAGAACAACCTCAAATTTTAGTAACGATCATCTGTATACTAGAAAATGGCGGAAAACTAAAAAGAACATTTGATAGCTTACAAAAGCAAAAGTACAAAAACATTGAATTAATTATACTTGATCCATATTCTATTTGTGAGAATAAAATCTACAATAACGACGAGTGGCCATTTTTAACCACACACATTTGTATGTCAAGAGTAAACTCTAAACAGCAACTTCTATTGCATGGTTTAAAAATTGCTAGTGGTGAATTTATTGCTTACATTCAAGAAGGAGATATTTTTTATCCAAATCATATTGATGAATTAGTAAGACACCAAAAAAACAATGAGATAATCTATTCTGAAGTATATACACCAGAAGAGGAACCAACTGTACCTCCATTACTTTGCTTTATGCATCCCCGTTCGACTATTGAGGACTACAACCTTAGTAAAGACATACCTTCTAATAATACACAAATGTTTTACCTACCTTTGCTACGCTTTCTTGCAGAACACTACCACTTTACTAAAGTTGATAAAATTACTGGCGAATCTAAATAA
- a CDS encoding tetratricopeptide repeat-containing glycosyltransferase family 2 protein: MFKPYDISLCMVVKNEEGWIKQCLSSVKDVVKEMIVVDTGSTDGTRRIAQFMGAQVFNLPWNDDFSEARNFGLNKATCEWILVLDADEEWEQPDEEIFHQLLSAKEVYGYHVKLLNYYGTKKFDGDYVIDSVCRLFRNDSHIRFQGIIHEEVTKSIKERYSSQRILFSNLRIHHYGYLDQVIEKKQKNKRNMELVKKAIEHNPTDLYMQYALGTEYFQEENFQYALNVFEPLLYKIKVTEGYASDLLYKIVYCFKQLKQFYKALDYIKQGISFYPDFVDLLELESLILFELHRYQEAREVLEKCLKIGDVSHLYSTSSGAGTFRTLYLLGMVKERQAEWKQAFEHYLMAVKEEENFTSALSRWANLSFYFYEDDQEWRDHFQKHFTQLTVKNCMVILMQAVFWVRPKIGLTLVEKVSTKDLQLELLKAIFYAQQGSFVKSKKIVVELLSHQQTEQLYLYLWAIHRHLGEKKEAEHILSKLIHLKPDYKGVYHIFVKENRNIKVLETVRTQCIHVLLALQAWEELLVLLVSTNETGSIFLPSHHFPAFQHVPQSVLKELLEQTKGLLREWEYTDLIFLGWSALKTNNHHMSYHIFKQAKRNTDKRIEHTIGALLHLEGSSIETLNVHFDLDCLLLTF, from the coding sequence ATGTTTAAACCATATGATATTTCACTATGCATGGTAGTGAAAAATGAAGAAGGATGGATCAAACAATGTTTATCTTCCGTTAAAGATGTGGTCAAAGAAATGATTGTCGTTGATACGGGATCGACTGACGGCACGAGGAGAATTGCTCAATTTATGGGTGCGCAAGTTTTTAACCTTCCATGGAATGATGACTTTAGTGAAGCGAGAAACTTTGGTTTAAATAAAGCGACGTGTGAATGGATTTTAGTACTTGATGCAGATGAAGAATGGGAACAACCTGACGAAGAAATATTTCATCAGCTTTTATCTGCTAAAGAAGTATATGGCTATCATGTAAAATTGCTAAATTACTATGGGACAAAAAAGTTTGATGGAGATTATGTCATCGACTCTGTATGCCGATTATTCCGTAATGATTCTCATATTCGTTTTCAAGGAATTATACATGAAGAAGTCACAAAAAGTATAAAAGAACGGTACTCTTCACAAAGAATCTTGTTTTCAAATCTCAGAATTCATCATTACGGGTATTTAGATCAAGTTATCGAAAAAAAGCAAAAAAACAAAAGAAATATGGAGCTGGTAAAAAAAGCGATAGAACACAATCCAACAGATCTCTACATGCAATACGCCTTAGGGACGGAATATTTCCAAGAGGAAAACTTTCAATATGCGTTAAACGTTTTTGAACCATTACTTTATAAAATAAAGGTAACAGAAGGCTATGCCTCTGATTTGCTCTATAAGATTGTTTATTGTTTTAAGCAACTAAAGCAATTTTATAAAGCGTTGGATTATATAAAACAAGGAATATCATTTTACCCTGATTTTGTTGATTTGTTAGAATTGGAAAGTTTAATATTATTTGAACTTCACCGGTATCAAGAAGCTAGAGAGGTGTTAGAAAAGTGTTTAAAAATTGGGGATGTATCCCATTTATATTCAACATCATCAGGAGCAGGGACATTTCGAACGCTGTACCTTCTTGGAATGGTGAAGGAACGTCAAGCAGAGTGGAAGCAAGCATTTGAACATTATCTTATGGCAGTTAAGGAAGAAGAAAACTTTACATCGGCGCTTTCTCGTTGGGCAAACCTTAGCTTTTATTTTTATGAGGATGATCAGGAGTGGAGAGACCATTTTCAAAAACATTTTACGCAATTGACTGTGAAAAACTGTATGGTTATTTTGATGCAAGCTGTTTTTTGGGTACGACCTAAAATAGGGCTTACATTAGTAGAGAAAGTATCTACAAAAGATTTGCAGTTAGAATTGTTAAAGGCTATCTTTTATGCACAACAAGGAAGTTTTGTAAAATCAAAAAAAATAGTAGTAGAGTTGTTATCTCACCAACAAACAGAACAACTATATTTATATCTTTGGGCCATCCATCGACATTTAGGTGAAAAAAAAGAAGCGGAACACATATTATCAAAACTTATTCACCTAAAACCAGATTATAAAGGAGTCTATCACATCTTTGTAAAAGAAAATAGGAATATTAAGGTATTAGAAACAGTAAGAACACAATGTATTCACGTTTTATTAGCCCTTCAAGCATGGGAGGAATTACTAGTTCTCCTAGTTAGTACGAACGAGACCGGAAGTATTTTTTTACCGAGTCACCATTTTCCAGCTTTTCAACATGTACCACAGTCTGTATTAAAAGAATTATTAGAACAAACAAAAGGTTTATTGCGGGAGTGGGAATATACCGATTTAATTTTCTTAGGCTGGTCTGCATTAAAGACTAATAATCATCACATGTCCTATCATATATTTAAACAAGCAAAACGTAATACAGACAAGCGAATTGAGCATACAATTGGTGCTTTGTTGCATTTAGAAGGAAGTAGCATTGAAACTTTAAACGTTCACTTTGATCTAGACTGTTTGTTACTAACATTTTAA